The Ornithinimicrobium faecis genome includes a window with the following:
- a CDS encoding aminoacyl-tRNA deacylase, producing the protein MSEETAIAAVEAAGLTYQVTRHGRVGSLEEAAAARGVEPSDLIKTLVVRRAEGDYLFVLVPGGREISWPKLRELLGVSRLSMPDAETARQATGYERGTITPFGSSTAWPVIADSRVAEPDRPISLGGGAHGVGLTVASGAALEALGAQVADVTTEG; encoded by the coding sequence ATGAGCGAAGAGACGGCGATCGCGGCTGTTGAGGCTGCCGGGCTGACCTATCAGGTGACGCGGCACGGACGAGTGGGCAGCCTCGAGGAGGCCGCCGCCGCCCGGGGTGTCGAGCCATCCGACCTCATCAAGACCCTGGTCGTGCGTCGCGCCGAGGGGGACTATCTGTTTGTCCTCGTGCCCGGTGGTCGCGAGATCTCCTGGCCCAAGCTGCGCGAGCTGCTGGGCGTGAGCCGACTGTCGATGCCCGACGCGGAGACCGCGCGGCAGGCCACCGGCTATGAGCGCGGCACCATCACGCCCTTCGGCTCTAGCACCGCCTGGCCCGTCATCGCCGACTCCCGCGTCGCCGAGCCCGACCGGCCCATCTCGCTCGGTGGGGGTGCCCACGGTGTCGGTCTCACCGTGGCCTCAGGGGCTGCACTGGAGGCGCTCGGGGCGCAGGTCGCCGACGTCACGACCGAGGGTTAG
- a CDS encoding iron-sulfur cluster biosynthesis family protein — MLTLSENAQAAVKGLTASEELPDTAGLRLAVGPDQTQLEISVVREPQDNDVAVEASEGNVYLAEDAAPLLENQTLDAAQTDEGVGFTLTPQA, encoded by the coding sequence ATGCTCACCCTCTCCGAGAACGCCCAGGCCGCAGTCAAGGGTCTGACCGCAAGCGAGGAGCTCCCCGACACTGCTGGCCTCCGGCTGGCCGTCGGCCCCGACCAGACCCAGCTGGAGATCAGCGTCGTCCGCGAGCCGCAGGACAACGATGTGGCCGTCGAGGCAAGCGAGGGCAATGTCTACCTCGCCGAGGATGCCGCCCCCCTGCTGGAGAACCAGACCCTGGACGCAGCACAGACCGACGAGGGCGTGGGTTTCACGCTCACCCCGCAGGCCTGA
- a CDS encoding DUF1772 domain-containing protein, which produces MNTFWATSPLSLATLIGAALTTGLTAGLLYAFAHAVMPGLGTLGDAEHLRSFQRIDAAIANPWMGLAFGGSPVLTLAALLLHLREGGAVLLWLGAALALILATIAITAAVNLPLNAQIQSAAPSFTDATALRERFERRWVTWNIVRTVTSVGSVLCLSAALLASPTA; this is translated from the coding sequence ATGAACACGTTCTGGGCCACCAGCCCGCTGAGCCTGGCCACGCTGATCGGGGCGGCGCTGACGACCGGGCTGACCGCGGGACTGCTCTATGCATTCGCCCACGCCGTCATGCCGGGGCTGGGCACCCTCGGTGACGCCGAGCACCTGCGGAGTTTCCAGCGCATAGACGCCGCGATCGCCAACCCGTGGATGGGGCTCGCCTTCGGTGGCAGCCCGGTCCTGACCCTCGCGGCCCTCCTGCTGCACCTGCGCGAGGGAGGGGCCGTCCTGTTGTGGCTCGGCGCCGCGCTGGCGCTGATCCTGGCCACGATCGCGATCACCGCCGCGGTCAACCTGCCGCTCAATGCCCAGATCCAGTCCGCCGCACCATCATTCACCGACGCCACAGCTCTGCGGGAGCGCTTCGAACGCCGGTGGGTGACCTGGAACATCGTCCGCACCGTGACCTCGGTCGGGTCGGTGCTCTGTCTGTCGGCCGCCCTCCTGGCGAGCCCGACCGCCTGA
- a CDS encoding NAD(P)-dependent oxidoreductase, whose amino-acid sequence MQITIFGATSTTGRPTVERALAAGHQVTAFTRDAVRVSAQHDHLRVVEGDVTDAASCGRALDGADAVIITLGNGRHGLIREAGTRAVVEAMHDAGVRRLICQSTLGAGASRANLNLFWRHLMFGGLLRQAYADHTAQEEVVTSSRLDWTIVRPSAFTDEDVAGLRRGFDAAERGLTFKVSRGQVADFLLAQLDHEDFLHRHVSLSA is encoded by the coding sequence ATGCAGATCACCATCTTTGGCGCCACCAGCACCACCGGCCGTCCCACCGTCGAGCGTGCGCTCGCCGCCGGTCACCAGGTCACCGCCTTCACCCGCGACGCGGTCAGAGTCAGCGCCCAGCACGACCACCTTCGCGTCGTGGAGGGCGACGTCACCGACGCCGCCTCGTGCGGCCGCGCGCTGGACGGCGCCGACGCCGTGATCATCACGCTCGGCAACGGCCGCCACGGACTGATCCGTGAGGCCGGCACCCGGGCCGTCGTGGAGGCGATGCACGACGCCGGAGTCCGCCGACTCATCTGCCAGTCGACGCTCGGCGCCGGAGCCAGCCGCGCCAACCTCAACCTGTTCTGGCGCCACCTGATGTTCGGGGGGCTGCTCCGCCAGGCGTATGCCGATCACACCGCTCAGGAGGAGGTGGTCACCTCCAGTCGCCTGGACTGGACGATCGTGCGCCCGAGCGCCTTCACCGACGAGGATGTCGCCGGCCTGCGACGGGGCTTCGACGCGGCCGAGCGCGGCCTGACCTTCAAGGTCTCCCGTGGGCAGGTGGCCGACTTCCTGCTCGCCCAGCTGGACCACGAGGACTTCTTGCACCGCCACGTCTCGCTGTCGGCCTGA
- a CDS encoding AraC family transcriptional regulator, with protein MSGTDSLTGVDVLEALLDGPRARGAFLLRALLDPPWSLRIEDDAPLTVIAPLHASLWVCPDDGEPVAVPQGSVAIVRGPEHYTVTDTPGTRPDVVVYPGGRCTSTADGRGLWDERSLGVRTWGDAGGSAQILVGSYEGHGEASRPLLSALPRVAVHDPGPDGSPLLDVLVSELAVEAPGQRALLDRLLDVLLISTLRSWFSMQASEGPGWFRAQQDPAVGAALTLLHREVAHPWTVEELADRVGISRAALGRRFTAIVGEAPMGYLTTWRLALAADRLTSSDATVAAVARQVGYATPFSLSTAFKRAYGVSPQQYRQAPPPSLVAGAGG; from the coding sequence GTGAGCGGGACCGATAGCCTGACCGGTGTGGATGTGCTCGAGGCACTGCTCGACGGACCGCGGGCCCGAGGCGCCTTCCTGCTCCGGGCACTGCTGGACCCGCCCTGGTCCCTGCGCATCGAGGACGACGCCCCGTTGACCGTGATCGCGCCGCTGCACGCGTCGCTGTGGGTGTGCCCCGACGACGGCGAGCCGGTGGCCGTTCCGCAGGGCAGCGTGGCGATCGTCCGCGGACCTGAGCACTACACGGTCACCGACACTCCCGGCACGCGGCCGGACGTCGTGGTCTATCCCGGCGGCCGCTGCACCAGCACGGCGGACGGTCGGGGGCTGTGGGACGAGCGCTCGCTGGGCGTGCGCACCTGGGGGGACGCCGGTGGGTCAGCTCAGATCCTGGTCGGCTCCTATGAGGGGCACGGCGAGGCCAGCCGGCCGCTGTTGTCCGCTCTGCCCCGGGTCGCCGTGCACGATCCCGGGCCGGACGGCAGCCCGCTCCTGGACGTGCTCGTCTCCGAGCTCGCGGTGGAGGCACCCGGACAACGGGCCCTGCTGGACCGGCTGCTCGACGTGCTGCTGATCTCGACCCTGCGCAGCTGGTTCAGCATGCAGGCCAGTGAGGGCCCCGGGTGGTTCCGGGCCCAGCAGGACCCGGCCGTCGGCGCCGCCCTCACCCTGCTGCACCGGGAGGTAGCCCACCCGTGGACCGTCGAGGAGCTGGCCGACCGCGTCGGCATCTCGCGGGCCGCGCTGGGCCGGCGGTTCACGGCGATCGTCGGTGAGGCCCCGATGGGCTATCTGACCACCTGGCGTCTGGCCCTTGCCGCCGACCGTCTGACCTCCTCCGACGCCACCGTCGCGGCCGTCGCCCGCCAGGTCGGCTATGCGACACCGTTCTCACTGAGCACGGCCTTCAAACGCGCCTATGGTGTGAGCCCCCAGCAGTATCGGCAGGCGCCGCCGCCCTCGCTCGTGGCGGGGGCCGGCGGTTGA